ATCCTAATTAAACATCATCATTTATTCGAATAAACCAATAAAGAGACAAAATCCAGATCTTAAACTAAAAGAGTGCATGGAAATTTTAAGACTTTacaaaatgaaaataaataaaattaaaaaacaatacTTGCCAGAGTTAGAGAGAACGATCATAGAGGAAAATGCTGGATTTTAAGATCGTTCAAGGCTTTAAATTTGAGAGTTTTGATCTGAGTGTGATAAATGAACAGAGAGTTGCAAATCCAACAGGTgcgtttttttttcttaatatatatatatatattgtaggtGTAATTGATATGAGAGTATGTTTcggatgtattttttattatttgagtgtTTATAACGATGAGAGATGATATTTGATGAGATAATGTTTATCTATTTGTAATGTGGTACTGAATGTGAAAGGTTGTATACTCTTGAAAGGATGTGTACTTCTGAAAGGGTGCGAAAGGTTATTTACTATTACTGTTAaatgttaacttttttttttagcaTATTCTGTTAAAGTCGTACCAAATTCTGTTAAACCATACCAAAATCCGTTAAATACCAAACACCGTTAGATTGTCATTTATATAATAGGTATAAAAAAGATGTCATAAAAACATTAATGATTTCATGTTTAACTATATCATCACCCTAGAATAAAAACTCCGTTCATATTCATAAATGAGCTAAGTGATCATTGTTTACCACTGCCATATATTGAACACGATTTCAAGGATGCATGTGACATTGTTTTCAAGTCAAGTATAAAAAGCATGTCTACCACTAATGCAGATTTGGCATTGATCGAGTGAATCCATACTCTACTAGGAAACAATATAGATATTTCTGTGTATTAGTTATTTGATTACCTTAAGTTAGGAGATTTGATTGTAATCCCCTATGATTGATTATTGTGTTTTAAGTAATTAAAAATTGTCAGTTATCCTATAAATAGAGGTAACCCCAAGAACTTGTGTAAGTCAATTTGGAGTATGCTAAAACACTACCTAAATTGCACACACAAAATAAGTAATAAGAAACACTTAGACATAGGTATATTTTGAAggctaaaccactataatttgAGTGTTGCTTGCCTTCGCTTGGTCTCATTCTTCATATTCATATTACACAAACATTTCCCTTTCATAACATTTCTGCCAGCCAAATTTATACGTGGCAAATTGTGATTGACGAAAATGATAAGAAGACCTTAGGAGGTTTGAATTGAAGAGGGTTTGATCTCACCCAACCTTCATAAAGAAAAAGCTTACCAAACCCTAAGGTACAACAAGTATCGAATATTGCTAGAATATGCTTAAATGTGACAATTCAATTATCATTTGATCGCTGGACCAACCACGATAAGTTTATTATATCTCAACTAACttttacaaatatataaatagTGCTCAGTGGAATCAAAAAATGAACCTTGGATTAATTAATTCTTCacacgcttattatttcttgcttgCTGATCTTGAGAAATTTTTTACTGATTCAAACATCAGAGTGACTTTGTGTAGGTATCCCATATTGTTTCTTCCATTCATTATTGTTGAAGACTTTATTGGTTCAATGCTTGAAGTCCATAACCTCGATTTATTCTAAGTGATTCTATCTCATATGCATCCCAAAAATTAAATACGGAATGAAGTCACTTTGTAACTTTTTAAATCGAGGGCTGAGCCACAATAATTTGAGTGTTGTTTGCCTTCTCTTGGTCTTACTCTTCATAATACACAAACATTTTTCCTTTATAATGGTTGACAAAATTTTGAGTCAACAAcacttgtttatatatatatatatatatactataaaaagCAACTTGTGAATTTGtatagttttatttagaaaatgtactaatttattttaattatgtttatttaattgtcatataaattttaaataaataaatactgtcatatattataaaaatataacataaatatatttaaaaaaataaaccaatttttttttataatttaaaaaaaatgtgttaaataacaaaatcaaaaattaataaaagaaagaaaacaataaatttaagcacataaatatttttcagttataattttaaaaaagtaattgataaaataatttaaatattttaatataacatttaaaaatatatgataaaaaattattataactcatttattatttttttcaatttatttatcttatttagatgactataatatattttatttatttatttatcaatatTTATGTGACTTTAAAAATAacgatcttaaaaaaaaaaaaaatactaaatctaAGCGAAAATTAGAATTTATGTTCAACACACGTTTATAAAttcaatgtgtatatatatatatatatatatatgatattttgtCCATATTGATCACTTGAGGGTTTCTTTTTATTTATGAAAAGCGAAAAATTACTCTTACAAAAGCAAAATGCCACAAAAAagtaaaaatgttttttttttttttgaaaatcaaCAAAAGAGTGAAGTGTATGTATGTACATGAAATTGACTGGAGGATTAACTTGTAAATATAATTTTTACAAAGTTGAGATCTTTTATGAGAACAGGGGTTGTAACTTGCATAGATAAATACCGCAAAAATTGGGGTTCGAAACCCAGGATCTGAATTGATTCTTAATTCGATACTCATATTCTCTGTCAGCATAATATAAGAAAGGGGTTTTCCTTTGAAACAATGGCGGAAGAAGGAAAACCAGATGCGCATTTGTTTCAGCTTCTCTCTAGTCTACTCCATCAGGTACCACAATCGCTCTTATTTGTATGTAAAAATGATTTTAGGATTATGGTATTTAgcaatatgaattttttttttggttggtgATTTGTTGAAACATTCAAGACTTTTACGAGAGAGATAATAAGCCCATGTTTTTCGTGCAAGATTCTCCCCACTCCCAAATATTGAAAAGAAAATGGAATAAGAATGCAGAACTTTTCTAAATTGCAAATGAGATGGTATGTGGCCTAATATTATTTATGGATGGCGCAGTTAATACAAGCTAGAGATCATGTCTAGAGCAAAGGGAAAAATGTTTTGTATGtgtttttttctcttttgacaaAATGTATGCTTTGTTTTTTCAAAATGTTATGTATGGATATATAATTGTGTGTTTGGTTTAGTTTGTGGTATGCATGATTCAGTTCTGGGATTCTGTGTTTGGCATCACATTGTTGTGTTGTTATTATCTTCTTGCATCACATTGTTATGTTGTTATTATCTTCTGTTCCTGGAAAGGCTGCAATGTTATTTCATTTTTTCTATtatcttctttgtttcttttagGTGGACTTGTTTGTTCTCTCCtcacaaaattatatttttctttacaAAGGGATTTAGGAAACAAATACATTTTTGGCGATGACTCAAATGAAATGTACATTGAAATAAGTCCATTGTTTGATTGTTAGCTGCAATTCTGTGAAACTGGAAAATTTACTTATTCCATTATGTTGCCCCGAAAATGTTTTCAACTTTTCCCGCTTTTCAAATGGACAGAGTTTCTCTACTTTCGGTGAAAATGTCATTTCGTTTTTTCTTACCAAATGGAATTGTTTTACTAGTATTACTCTTTGTAATTGTCTCATACAATTCCACACCTTTTAGGTGTTTGGACCTTCTAAACACCTTTTAGGTCATGTTTGGACCTTGGAAAATATCAAATCcaaaaaattccatttttttatttttggattgaatcaataaattaagaattttttttctagaaaaattaaaacttaagtgtagtataattttttaaaatttgcaaTAATTGTGAATgtctacaaaaaaataaaatattaaaaaaaaatctcttatcaAATTTGTAGAAAACATTTTCCTCCATTTTTTATCTTCTATTTTCCCTCGTTAAAAGTTTCTTACTAAAATCCAATGTTCTAACAAGACCGTATTAAAATATGATGTTGAATATTATACTGTTTTCacgtattaaaaaaaaatatttgactgTAACAAAATTTGTTATTTATTGTTGATAGGTTTTCTTCTACAAAATCTTAGCTGGAAGAGCTATATATTCTTGATAAGAGTAGAAAGTCTCGTATTGTGTTGTAAAGGCTAAATAAAAACATGATTACCACTGGTACAACATGATTACTACTGGTGAAACTGTTCTTCTTTTATCTGTCTTATAAAAACTGATGAACCAGTCTATTCCCTACATTTAAAGCATTCCTATTAATGGATGTAGTTGTTGAAGATCTGATGATTAATTTTTCGTTATAATTATGATGAATTTAAGATAAATTTGACCCCCCCTCCTCCCTCCCAcctcaaaaaacaaaaaataatgtcTGAGAGCGTACTGATAATTCTTTGAGAAAGACATTTTAAAGTAAATTTCTCTCTTTTTTCTGGCCATTAGATTATAGAAATGAGATTTCATAAAATTTCCAGCTAACACTATGAAATTTATTTACTTTCTATTAAAAAATTGTTACTCCAGATTGCATACAAGGGGGGCTGTACACCCAAGTATGCTCTGTAGATTTTGTTAATTTCAGCCCAATAAACTTCGAGTAAATTTTAGTCTGATACTGCTGAAAGTTTGATGTTTGTCTAAGTTGTTTTTTGCTTTGTTTTCTCATTGAACTAAACAGAGATCCTGATTAACTTGAGTTTCTACAGGTGGAATCATTGACCAACCAAGAGGAAGTTGAACTGCGTTCCAAAATCGAAGCACTTGGATTAGAGGTTACCAAGGTTCCCTCAAAGTCAACACGGCATCTTGATGAGGTAACTAACTACTGTTTCATGTCACATTatcaaagcttttttttttttttttaatttagactTCATCCCATAATATTTGTGGCATTTAACTATCCATTCTGTATCAGctagaaatagccaaggagttgGATAAATTGTCAGCCAAGTTAGATGATGTAGATGAGATGATATCTTCAGCAATGACTACAGATCCTCAAGTGCATTCCCTCTTGAGTGGCACAGCAGATGTATGGATGCCGGTTATCACAGCGACTGCCGATGAACGGCGCAATTTCACTGCATCTATTGAAATTGACAGCCCAGGTGATGCCCAATTGAAAGGTTCTGACAAATTGTAGTCATCCTGCTCCAGGGTTTTCTTTTAAAGATTGTTCTTTCATGTATGTTTGCCTTGTCTTCCTACAACCAACCAATATATTCTTGTTTCTTTTTTATTGAATGAGAAAGGgcacaaatttaaaataaaataaaataaatgaaggATATTGTTTGTTTGCATAATGACAAAAAACAGTTACAATGCTGGATATGGATGATCAGAGGTAAATGGTTTAAAAAATATCCATGAACGAAGACAAAGCAAGCTAGTGTATTCAGTATTAACAGGAAAGTATTGCCCATACTCCGCACTACTTTGGAAGGAAATTGGCAATAAGACTAATTAACCATATTAAAATTGATCCAATAACCCAACATACACTACAAAAGACCAATATTCCAGCCAAGATGGTAAGGAATGGAGGACCTTTGGCAGCCTCGCTTGCCTTTTCACCCGATTTTTTTTCAATGGAATCTCCACCCGAAGGATTAGTTGATGCATAGGCAACCAGTCGTCTTTGCCTCATTTGAGATCTTAAGGCACCTTTGGTTCTGTGTACGAGATGGTAATGTTTAGTACATACAATTTTAAGGACATATCTAACTGAAAATGCTTTACTCTAGAGAGTGCATGACCATTCACGTATCAGTAATGAAAGATGGAAATAATAGCAACTAACTATATGGGAGGCTTTTCACAAAATGGAAAGACAATTACAAATCAGTAACAGTTACAGTTGTAACTGGCAATCCTATTGCAACTCAATTAAAAGAataataacataataataataatgtctcTTCTATGAGTTACGTGCTTGTGAATTTCAGCAACAGACACAAATTTACCACATTCCAGGAAATGAACATCAATTTTGTAAGTATATATTCTGTTGTCTAAATGACATAAAGATGGTGTTACGTAGTAGATCAGCACCAAGCATGGGTTACAACAAGCTTTCCAAATGAATGATAGTTCAAAGGAGATTGATAtcagttaataaaaaaaatatgtacaaGAGAGAGAATCCCAGTAACCAGAAACAAAGGACATGGATATCAACATCTAGACTTCACATAGTTGCACTAGTGATCTATGAACAAATGAGtatacaactcaaaagttagtcAAACTTTCACGGTTAAGTATCATTGTATCAGTTTAGTTTTCGTAACAACATAAGCTTGGTCTTTGGGCTTTCTCACGTAGCTAATTCTATGTTCTTTAAATAAAAACAAtctttttaaaatattgtttCCTTGAATACAATTTTTTACTAAGACACTTAATCATGTATAAGCTTTCAAGCTTCAACCCTAAACCCATCAGCTGTTTGCTCTTTCACAATCTCTCACAAAATCCCATCCATATAAACTGTGCTTTCTTCACTATCTTATTTTTCTACTCATACCATCAACAACCTTCGAAGGGTTGCTCTACTCTTCAGGGCTTAGATTTAGACTAACCATTATATACTAGAAGAGCCTGCATCTTTACCCTCCATATATACATACAAATGTACaaatcattttctccatctaacTTCACTCTCAACTttagtgatgccatatttttttaTATCATTCTGTTGAAGTAAAGAGATATTTACCTTTTGACTGTAACTACACTCCCCATTAACTCCACTACATCCATCAATTCATGTTTTTCCTTACTAGTCCAGATAttcataattttatataattgttTGACAAAGAAAATAgattatatataaatgaatatattatacaaaattgaaaacaatataatttatttatttattaaaaaggaATAACACTAAAACTACTCAATTTTGAGTGTTAACAAAATCCTAGAAGTTTGTACATATACCTAATACTGAGACTGAGTGAATTTGGATTAAGTTTGGGAAGACTGTGAGCTCTTCCATTCGGgggatgaaacccaggaactgcTGGGGCCATTGGCAATGGTGTAGACCGAGGCCGAGCAGCGCAGCCATGGACTGCGACTTGAAGGGCTGCCATTTCAACTAAAAAACCACGAGTTCACACAGACAGCTCCGATAGACAGTAGATATGCCACAACTACCTGCCATCTGTTTTTTTCCATCTTTAAACTGATAAAGAAAACTATTTTCTATCATTTCTCTAAAACAAATTATTTCTTCCCAAATTCAGATTTTTATAATaagttgttgttgttattttttttttaaggttaATAAGAACTAAAtgtccattttttttaatttaatttaggggGAAATATTTACAGGCACAAAAATATACATACACACTAAATTAATTATatcttattttataaaataaaaaattacatttatttataattacacCTATTCATTTTAATATTAGGTCTTGAATTCTATACTTATTTTACATACAATAAAATTAtgcatattatttattaaatattagaaattaaaggttttaaataacaaattaaatatttcataataaaaattgataattaaataattaaataaagatttaatacaATCTGAAAGATAAATtaatgaaaatatatttaaaaaataaaataacttactTTCATATTATATGATTTTTCTAATGAGAAAATTTATTATTGTACTATTACATAATTTTTAGAGATTATAAATACttaatttaaatgaaaaaaatataatttgaagtttatctaAAATAAGAGTGCACTAagtgaatttttttataaatataattaaagatttcaaaatgtatatatatattttttattttaccttataataattttttataaaaatgaaatatattCATACATTTTATAGAGTGTAAATATAACTCACATTAAGTTAATAgcatatttactttttttttatcactTTGTTTCCAGTTTTATCCTTAGTCTTtactcatttcaataattaaaaatattatatactaTTTAATATTTACATTATTTTAtacaaatatttaaaataaaatattattaatgttaataaaaaaaaattaaatattatttattataatacatTGGTCGTCACTCAAAACTTAatatatcaattttattattatatgctaatataaataaatataacacattcttatatttaacaaaatatttttatgtataacggtagattataaacatgacttaaacttaaataaataaataataaaacaaattaaaatatgatattttggagatattttacaatgataattatttaaaaataataaaaccatatattttataacttaaataaaatttaattaaacttaatattatattaaacatataatatataattttttgttgtcattgccaaattcaaaaactagaacaaacataaacttaaataaaaatatctaaataaattaattaattaaaatatgatatttttaagatattttatattaatttaattaattaaatcatatttatttaaaaataataaagacatacatatatattttttttatcttataaatttgtgtgatagtttgttttttatcaagtgattagagCTATTTttgtcatcaaattcaccaaaggatattgtgaga
The Humulus lupulus chromosome 6, drHumLupu1.1, whole genome shotgun sequence DNA segment above includes these coding regions:
- the LOC133782375 gene encoding uncharacterized protein LOC133782375, whose translation is MAEEGKPDAHLFQLLSSLLHQVESLTNQEEVELRSKIEALGLEVTKVPSKSTRHLDELEIAKELDKLSAKLDDVDEMISSAMTTDPQVHSLLSGTADVWMPVITATADERRNFTASIEIDSPGDAQLKGSDKL
- the LOC133782377 gene encoding uncharacterized protein LOC133782377; this translates as MAALQVAVHGCAARPRSTPLPMAPAVPGFHPPNGRAHSLPKLNPNSLSLSIRTKGALRSQMRQRRLVAYASTNPSGGDSIEKKSGEKASEAAKGPPFLTILAGILVFCSVCWVIGSILIWLISLIANFLPK